A region of the Etheostoma cragini isolate CJK2018 unplaced genomic scaffold, CSU_Ecrag_1.0 ScbMSFa_1469, whole genome shotgun sequence genome:
TAAATCCCACGTACAGAGCTTTTTTGGAGGCTttgaccactggcagcagcctcagaagatcctcctctgaagcagagtatttcttcaggtcaaacacgTCCAGATCTTCTTCAGATGACAGTAAGATGAAGACCagagctgaccactgagcaggaGACGGTTTATCTGTGGAGAGACGTCCTGAACTCAGGGACTGTTGGATCTGCTCCAATAGAGAACgatcattcagttcattcagacagtggaacagGTTGATGCTTCTCTCTGAAGACAGATTCTCACtgatcttcttcttgatgtactCTACTGTTTCCTTATTGGTCTCTgatctacttcctgtctgtgtcatCAGACCTCGTAGGAGATGCTGATTGATCTGCAGAGAAAGACCcaggaggaagcggaggaaCAAGTCCAGGTGTCCATTTGGACTCTGTAAGGCCTTGTCTACAGCACTCTGGTAGAACTGTGTTGAtgatgtttgtttgtctgcCAGCAGGTTGACTCCAGAGTTGGTGAAGGTCAGATGGACATGAAGAGCAGCCAGAAACTCCTGAACACTCAGATGAACGAAGCTGAACACCTTGTCCTGGTAcagtcctctctcctctttaaagaTCTGTGTGAACACTCCTGAGACCACTGAGGCTGCTCTGATATCGATGCCACACTCTGTCAGGTCTGATTCATAGAAGATCAGGTtgcctttctgcagctgctcaaaaGCCAGTTTTCCCAGAGACTCCATCATCTTCTTGCTCTCTGGACTCCAGGTTGGATCTGTCTCAGCTCCTCCATCATACTTGATGTTCTTCACTTTGGACTGAACCACCAGGAAGTGGATGTACATCTCAGTCAGGGTCTTGGgcagctctcctccctctctggtctTCAACACATCCTCCAgaactgtagcagtgatccagcagaagactgggaTGTGACACATGATTTGGAGGCTTCGTGATCTcttgatgtgggagatgattCTGCTGgcctgctcctcatctctgaaTCTCTTCCTGAAGTACTCCTCCTTCTGGGCGTCAGTGAACCCTCTCACCTCTGTCACCATGTCAACACACCCTGgagggatctgattggctgcagcaGGTCGTGTGGTTATCCAGAGGCGAGCAGAGGGAACCAGATTTCCCCTGATGAGGTTTGTCAGCAGCACATCCACTGAGGTGGACTTTGTAACATCAGTCAGGATTTTAGTATTGAGGAAGTCCAGAGGAAGTCGACACTCATCCAGACCGTCAAAGATGAAGACCACCGGGAACTCTTCAAACCTGCAGATTCCTGCTTCTTTGGTTTCACTAAAGAAGTAATCAACAAGTTCCACCAAGCTGAACTTCTTCTCTTTCAGCACATTCAGCTCTCTGAAGGTGAATGGGAATGTGAACTGGATGTCCTGGTTGGCTTTGCCTTCAGCCCAGTCCAGAGTGAACTTCTGTGTTAGGACTGTTTTCCCGATGCCAGCCACTCCCGTTGTCATCACTCCTCTGATTGGTTCATCTCTTCCAGGTGGggttttaaagatgtcttcTTGTCTTATTATTGTTTCTGGTCTGTCTGGTTTCCTGGATGCTGTTTCAATCTGTCTGACCTCATGTTCTTCATTGACCCCTGCAGCCCCTCCCTTCATGAGGTAGATCTCTGTGAACATCTGATTCAGAACGGTTTGGTTTCCTGCTTTAGCAATCCCCTCAAACACACGCTGGAACTTCCTGTCTAGCTTAGATTTGAGTTTACGCTTACAAACTCCTGCTGGACTTCCTGAATGAATACAGAACAAAGAAGATCAGTAGgtgatttataaagaaacaGGAACATACTCTGACCCTTCTCTGGAGACATTAGTAAACGTCCCATTAGTCCAGCAAGTTAAATCTTTAGAGGAATCCTCTTACTGCTCTGCAGACGGTCAGCCAGCTCGTCCTGCTTCATTCTCCTCAGGAAGTGCAGTGTGATCTTCAGAAACgcctctctgctcctcctctgatCTTCATCCTCACCCTCCCTCTGACTCTCTGGGCATTCTGGGTAATCTGGTGTCAGAAGCTTCTGGATCTTCTTCAGCTCGTTCTTCACATAAGTGACGAtgtcctcctccagcagctggaaCAGAAGATTATATGAATGACAATCAGACTGAAATCATGGAAGCAGACCAGATCCATGATGGACAGACTGAGGACCCTCTGGTCTGAACAGGGCAGCATGGAGATGATTGGGAACAGAATAGATGTAAAAGTAGTTGGTGTACATGTACAGACCATAAAGATGGAGTCcagttgtgtttgatgctgcTGGGCAGGCTGACCACTGGGACCCTCTGAGCTCTCCTGGTCCACTCTGTGGAGGAATCAGGAAGAATTAGCTGCCATCATGTCtgtccacacagagacacacacaaggtaaAGGTCCTGTGACTTAAAGTGTTATTACAACATAGAATCAGATGGTTTCTCCTGACAGTAAAGAGTTGGTGGTACTGCTGACCGTACTGTGAATGTACAGAAAGAACTTAGAAGTCAACAAGGGCTCCAGCATGGTGGTCCTGAAGGCAAACCATCAGCCGAGCAGGAAGGGGTGGGGGCAGGGGTTAGATGGCCTGTCTGTATTTGAGGAGAACTGCTGACCTGGACTGAGGATAATGTTGGAGGCTGTTTGCCTTTTATTTGCTTCCTCTCATTGACTTCTTGTCTGACATCAAACTGGGAAACCCACATCCAACACTTGGGAAGAATTTTGCGTTTTGACCAATTGgcatggggggagggggggggcgaTCTTTTGATGAAGCCACTTTCTCCAGAGGGGGAAGAGTTGGGTGCACATGGTATTACCCTGGAAGAAGCACTTTGAGGCATGCGCATGAGAACCACCTTCCCGGTATTCCCAGTTGGAGAAGAACATTTGGGAAGAATTTTGTAGCCTAGCCGATGGCCATGGGagatttaaaatgctttttaatggGGATACAACACCAGATCCTATTGGTCCAGACCAGGTCCAATATTAACCTGAGATTTACAGGTGAAGACCGGTCTTACTGGACAgctt
Encoded here:
- the LOC117939929 gene encoding protein NLRC3-like; translation: MDRPIRMEERRKRGRQKDGEDQIESRRQRTRQRPDQPDPDPEPSCVSFKSDQSKDDWMDFKGDQPSAGKRVDQESSEGPSGQPAQQHQTQLDSIFMLLEEDIVTYVKNELKKIQKLLTPDYPECPESQREGEDEDQRRSREAFLKITLHFLRRMKQDELADRLQSRSPAGVCKRKLKSKLDRKFQRVFEGIAKAGNQTVLNQMFTEIYLMKGGAAGVNEEHEVRQIETASRKPDRPETIIRQEDIFKTPPGRDEPIRGVMTTGVAGIGKTVLTQKFTLDWAEGKANQDIQFTFPFTFRELNVLKEKKFSLVELVDYFFSETKEAGICRFEEFPVVFIFDGLDECRLPLDFLNTKILTDVTKSTSVDVLLTNLIRGNLVPSARLWITTRPAAANQIPPGCVDMVTEVRGFTDAQKEEYFRKRFRDEEQASRIISHIKRSRSLQIMCHIPVFCWITATVLEDVLKTREGGELPKTLTEMYIHFLVVQSKVKNIKYDGGAETDPTWSPESKKMMESLGKLAFEQLQKGNLIFYESDLTECGIDIRAASVVSGVFTQIFKEERGLYQDKVFSFVHLSVQEFLAALHVHLTFTNSGVNLLADKQTSSTQFYQSAVDKALQSPNGHLDLFLRFLLGLSLQINQHLLRGLMTQTGSRSETNKETVEYIKKKISENLSSERSINLFHCLNELNDRSLLEQIQQSLSSGRLSTDKPSPAQWSALVFILLSSEEDLDVFDLKKYSASEEDLLRLLPVVKASKKALLSGCNLSERSCEALSSVLSSQSSSLRELDLS